CGCGATCAGCTTGACGCCGATCGAGACGTTGTCGCCCGGCATGACCATCTCGGTACCCTCAGGGAGGACAACCTCACCGGTCACGTCGGTGGTGCGGAAGTAGAACTGCGGGCGGTAGTTGGCGAAGAACGGCGTGTGACGGCCACCTTCGTCCTTCGACAGCACGTAGACTTCGGCTTCGAAATCGGTGTGCGGATTGACCGAACCCGGCTTCGCGAGAACCTGGCCGCGCTCCACCTCTTCGCGACCGACGCCGCGGATCAGGGCACCGATGTTGTCGCCCGCTTCGCCGCGATCGAGCAGCTTACGGAACATTTCCACGCCGGTGACGGTGGTCTTCTTGGTGTCCTTGATGCCGACGATCTCGACTTCGTCACCCACGTTGACAACGCCAGTCTCGACGCGGCCGGTAACAACCGTACCACGACCCGAGATCGAGAACACGTCTTCGATCGGCATCAGGAACGCCTGGTCGACCGGACGGTCGGGCTGCGGGATGTACTCGTCGACGGCATTCATCAGCTCGATGATCGAGTTCTTGCCAATCGCTTCGTCGCGACCTTCGAGAGCGGCCAGCGCCGAACCCTTGACGATCGGAATGTTGTCGCCGTCGAAGTCGTAGCTCGAAAGCAGCTCGCGGACTTCCAGTTCGACGAGCTCGAGGATTTCCTCGTCGTCGACCTGGTCGACCTTGTTCATGTACACGACCAGCGCCGGCACGCCGACCTGGCGGGCAAGCAGGATGTGCTCGCGGGTCTGCGGCATCGGGCCGTCGGCAGCGTTCACGACCAGGATCGCGCCATCCATCTGGGCGGCACCGGTGATCATGTTCTTCACGTAGTCGGCGTGACCCGGGCAGTCGACGTGCGCGTAGTGGCGCGCAGCGGTCTCGTACTCGACGTGGGCGGTCGAGATGGTGATCCCGCGCTCACGCTCTTCCGGAGCCTTGTCGATGTTGGCGAAGTCGACAGCTGCACCGCCGTGCTCTTCAGCCATCACCTTGGTGATCGCCGCGGTCAGCGTGGTCTTGCCGTGGTCGACGTGACCGATGGTGCCGATGTTGCAGTGCGGCTTGTTCCGCTCGAATTTTTCCTTGGCCATTTTACTCGTAACCTCTGTCTGTCTGGAAATGAATTTCACCAAGCCTCGAGGTCGGCACCCGGTGAATCAGGCGCCGCCCCTAGACGCTTGCCCTCTCTTAGGCAAGCTTCTCCTTGACCTCTTGCGCGACGTTCGCCGGCACTTCGTCGTAGTGGCTGAACTGCATCGTGTACTGGGCGCGGCCCTGGGTAAACGAACGCAGCTCGTTCACGTAACCGAACATGTTGGCCAGCGGCACGTTGGCCTCGACCACCTGGGCGTTGCCCCGGCTATCGGTGCCCTGGATCTGGCCACGGCGGCTGTTGAGGTCGCCGATGACGTCGCCGAGGTAATCCTCGGGTGT
Above is a window of Tsuneonella mangrovi DNA encoding:
- the tuf gene encoding elongation factor Tu, with the translated sequence MAKEKFERNKPHCNIGTIGHVDHGKTTLTAAITKVMAEEHGGAAVDFANIDKAPEERERGITISTAHVEYETAARHYAHVDCPGHADYVKNMITGAAQMDGAILVVNAADGPMPQTREHILLARQVGVPALVVYMNKVDQVDDEEILELVELEVRELLSSYDFDGDNIPIVKGSALAALEGRDEAIGKNSIIELMNAVDEYIPQPDRPVDQAFLMPIEDVFSISGRGTVVTGRVETGVVNVGDEVEIVGIKDTKKTTVTGVEMFRKLLDRGEAGDNIGALIRGVGREEVERGQVLAKPGSVNPHTDFEAEVYVLSKDEGGRHTPFFANYRPQFYFRTTDVTGEVVLPEGTEMVMPGDNVSIGVKLIAPIAMDEGLRFAIREGGRTVGSGVVSKITK